The sequence CAGGAGAGTGAGCAATTATAACGATTAGGGTTATTACATTGATGGATATCATTGTAGGCGGAGGTGAGATATGGTCTgagtttacgttttaaattttgtttgcttGTTTGTAGGATGTCATTGGAAAAAGGTAGTTTTTGCCAGATGTTTGAAAGAATGTTTTGAGGTGAATTTTGATGCGGGGTTGGCggtgtttgttttgaaaataaagaatatgcGTGGTCTACTGGAGGTGTCTCTACACTGTCCCGTGGACACTATGTttccgtctcgacccttcaaacctgtctgtactctctacacagtcccgtggacactatgttcccgtctcgacccttcaaactTGTCTGTACTCTCTACACTGTCCCATggacactatgttcccgtctcgacccttcaaatctgtctgTACTCTCTACATAGTCCCGTGGacgctatgttcccgtctcgacccttcaaaactgtctctactctcCACAATCCCGTGGacgctatgttcccgtctcgacccttcactcctgtctctactctctacacagtcccgtggacactatgttcccgtctcgaccctttaAAACTGTCTTTACCCTCTACACAGTttcgtggacaccatgttcctgTCTCGACCCGTcacatctgtctctactctctagacAGTCCCGTGGTTTAATGTAGAATgcagataattgaaaatatcaaatgcaCTTTTTCAGACTAGACGACGCAGCAgttttttctatgaattgcCACAGTCAGCTGCtaaatattgtatttgtaaaaaaatcgaCACAGGAGGGTTAGTGTATCATGATTACATACATAGCTCtaataagattattataattctgaattacattagatatttgatattttgtagcTTATACATCGCATGCGAAATGTGCGTCAGCAGTAAAAGAATGGTACTTGGAAAAAACAAAtgaccagttccacagttatttagccctttagttgatttgaattgtattaaaagtagaatcaaattttaactgGAAACCCTGTAACTGGATCTAGGTTCCTATAAATCATACTTTTTATACGTATTTACCTTTGCAGCTTATCCTAgattattgtatttttgtatCAAACGTTGAAAAGGATCTATGTAGTGAATCTTCTATTTCGaagtaattaattatttatgcCATGCatcaatcaaaatttgatatccaatatttcagaaaataattcGGGGGCTTGCAGCAACAAGAGCTCGTCAGGTTtgttatttacaatatatgcGTTAATGTTGTGTTAAGTCcatgataaatgaaaaatggcacacTTTGTTTTAGGTTCCAGTTTGCAGATTAAAAGATGTCAGTGAGTTAGGTGGAAAACGGAAGATCTTTTGTTTCTGTTCAAATAAATGGTGAGTTTCGCATGCAGTTAAATCTTCGCTCCCATCAGGTATGGTGGGTTTGTAAAGGACACCAAAAATCTTTTTGTTATTGTAGTAAGAAAGTGATAGTTTGCAATGGATTTAATTGCAACTGGGCCATACACCCAGAGTGTATAGGTGGAAATTCGGATGACTACACGTTCAATAATTCTTACCGTTGTCCCATGTGCCAAATTGAGAAGTTGCGAAGAACATGGGAGGTAATTCAAGTTTTTTTGACTAATCGGCTTTTGTGTTCTTGTTGATTTTATTCGATGGGCCACGCAAAACAGATTTCAGTGCCAGTTGAATTTGTTTGCTTTTTGCTATTTCTTGAATAATATCGAATTTTAGGATGCATTGTT is a genomic window of Tubulanus polymorphus chromosome 5, tnTubPoly1.2, whole genome shotgun sequence containing:
- the LOC141906042 gene encoding uncharacterized protein LOC141906042 translates to MCVSSKRMKIIRGLAATRARQVPVCRLKDVSELGGKRKIFCFCSNKCKKVIVCNGFNCNWAIHPECIGGNSDDYTFNNSYRCPMCQIEKLRRTWEDALFKDGNEKKMYLLQRT